In the Caenorhabditis elegans chromosome X genome, one interval contains:
- the nhr-91 gene encoding Nuclear hormone receptor family member nhr-91 (Confirmed by transcript evidence), with product MDVADSTSETPPVFDHDNLALAAQTNLLQFYLTHLASTLVPPMKLDMRDSMTPSFSQTESPNSETDDSTSAANKVLFSILGTPTTDSTSNAVSKSSSKLCSVCGDKSTGLHYGAATCEGCKGFFKRSVQNKKVYHCSQDNCCEIDKQNRNRCQSCRFRKCISKGMLTEAVREDRMPGGRNGNSIYSNYKQRRSIIRKTKDYVEEQERRPFQSLPSGKKLIKELVEMDCLDRLINLKGLRINPSANCDIAPACKRLTRIGDEIVEQLVEWTKTLPFFDELPVEAHTHLLTQRWAELVLLSAGYYACSVFTPDSPDTTEMIDETDEISFTNPQVNLRLLQNRLSLVLGKEIPLEHVAKEAGPLVTRFTTLLHSFSNLKVSPEAYVCIKAITLLHLSADSTLDRSIIDKVNTLQDHFVKTLQIHLHQPGEDAQTTSLAQILDWLPDLRNASSVLLHSKMFYVPFLLCKNPRRLVFDE from the exons ATGGACGTTGCGGACTCGACATCTGAGACGCCACCTGTTTTTGACCATGACAACTTGGCTCTCGCGGCACAGACCAACTTGTTGCAGTTCTACCTGACACATTTGGCATCCACACTGGTGCCGCCAATGAAATTGGATATGAGAGACTCGATGACTCCAAG cttcagtCAAACCGAAAGCCCAAACTCTGAAACCGACGACTCCACTTCTGCAGCAAACAAAGTTCTATTCTCTATTCTTGGAACTCCAACAACAGACAGTACTTCG AATGCCGTTTCAAAATCCAGCAGCAAGCTGTGCTCGGTATGTGGTGACAAGTCAACCGGTCTACATTACGGTGCTGCCACCTGTGAAGG GTGCAAAGGATTCTTCAAGCGGTCcgttcaaaacaaaaaagtatatcACTGCAGTCAAGACAACTGCTGTGAAATTGACAAACAAAATAGAAACAG GTGTCAATCTTGTCGTTTCCGAAAGTGCATCAGCAAGGGCATGCTAACCGAAG CAGTGAGAGAAGATCGCATGCCCGGCGGGAGAAATGGGAACAGTATCTATAGCAACTACAAGCAGAGGAGGAGTATCATTAGGAAAACGAAAGATTATGTGGAGGAGCAGGAGAGAAGGCCGTTTCAGAGCCTTCCAAGTGGGAAAAAGTTAATAAAG GAACTGGTTGAGATGGACTGCCTAGACCGGCTCATCAACCTAAAAGGACTCCGAATTAATCCATCTGCAAACTGCGATATTGCCCCTGCTTGCAAAAGGTTAACCAGAATAGGAGATGAAATTGTGGAGCAACTTGTTGAGTGGACGAAAACCTTGCCGTTTTTCGACGAACTACCCGTAGAAGCACACACCCACCTTTTGACACAACGATGGGCCGAGCTAGTATTACTATCTGCTGGATACTACGCGTGCTCGGTCTTTACTCCGGACTCCCCCGACACAACAGAAATGATAGACGAAACTGACGAGATCTCATTCACAAACCCACAGGTCAACCTTCGGCTACTTCAAAATCGATTATCACTGGTGCTCGGCAAAGAAATTCCATTGGAACACGTGGCGAA AGAAGCCGGTCCGCTTGTCACCCGTTTCACGACCCTCCTCCATTCGTTCTCAAATCTCAAGGTCTCTCCGGAAGCGTACGTCTGTATCAAAGCTATCACTCTTCTTCACCTCTCCGCCGACTCGACACTTGATAGGAGTATCATCGACAAGGTCAACACGCTTCAGGATCACTTTGTCAAAACACTTCAAATTCATCTGCACCAGCCGGGAGAGGACGCGCAGACGACGAGCCTCGCACAGATACTTGACTg GCTTCCGGATTTGCGAAACGCTTCGTCAGTGCTgcttcattcaaaaatgttctacgTCCCATTCCTGCTTTGCAAGAATCCGCGACGTCTAGTGTTCGACGAGTAG
- the nhr-91 gene encoding Nuclear hormone receptor family member nhr-91 (Confirmed by transcript evidence), translating into MLTEAVREDRMPGGRNGNSIYSNYKQRRSIIRKTKDYVEEQERRPFQSLPSGKKLIKELVEMDCLDRLINLKGLRINPSANCDIAPACKRLTRIGDEIVEQLVEWTKTLPFFDELPVEAHTHLLTQRWAELVLLSAGYYACSVFTPDSPDTTEMIDETDEISFTNPQVNLRLLQNRLSLVLGKEIPLEHVAKEAGPLVTRFTTLLHSFSNLKVSPEAYVCIKAITLLHLSADSTLDRSIIDKVNTLQDHFVKTLQIHLHQPGEDAQTTSLAQILDWLPDLRNASSVLLHSKMFYVPFLLCKNPRRLVFDE; encoded by the exons ATGCTAACCGAAG CAGTGAGAGAAGATCGCATGCCCGGCGGGAGAAATGGGAACAGTATCTATAGCAACTACAAGCAGAGGAGGAGTATCATTAGGAAAACGAAAGATTATGTGGAGGAGCAGGAGAGAAGGCCGTTTCAGAGCCTTCCAAGTGGGAAAAAGTTAATAAAG GAACTGGTTGAGATGGACTGCCTAGACCGGCTCATCAACCTAAAAGGACTCCGAATTAATCCATCTGCAAACTGCGATATTGCCCCTGCTTGCAAAAGGTTAACCAGAATAGGAGATGAAATTGTGGAGCAACTTGTTGAGTGGACGAAAACCTTGCCGTTTTTCGACGAACTACCCGTAGAAGCACACACCCACCTTTTGACACAACGATGGGCCGAGCTAGTATTACTATCTGCTGGATACTACGCGTGCTCGGTCTTTACTCCGGACTCCCCCGACACAACAGAAATGATAGACGAAACTGACGAGATCTCATTCACAAACCCACAGGTCAACCTTCGGCTACTTCAAAATCGATTATCACTGGTGCTCGGCAAAGAAATTCCATTGGAACACGTGGCGAA AGAAGCCGGTCCGCTTGTCACCCGTTTCACGACCCTCCTCCATTCGTTCTCAAATCTCAAGGTCTCTCCGGAAGCGTACGTCTGTATCAAAGCTATCACTCTTCTTCACCTCTCCGCCGACTCGACACTTGATAGGAGTATCATCGACAAGGTCAACACGCTTCAGGATCACTTTGTCAAAACACTTCAAATTCATCTGCACCAGCCGGGAGAGGACGCGCAGACGACGAGCCTCGCACAGATACTTGACTg GCTTCCGGATTTGCGAAACGCTTCGTCAGTGCTgcttcattcaaaaatgttctacgTCCCATTCCTGCTTTGCAAGAATCCGCGACGTCTAGTGTTCGACGAGTAG
- the glb-28 gene encoding Globin domain-containing protein (Confirmed by transcript evidence), translating into MFRHEIQPPEFSFSPISLDEDQRCMSLSRLSSNHLGAPKPLRRCRSASPATCRDLTISPEHQKLIKRSWNRIPKAQFGRASLEAFITAAQVTHAIFVDKETENRHVKYFVDLVQSCVDNLENLETGVKPWLDLIGRGHANFKITGKHWEKFGESLLTTATEWNGPGRRHKETVKAWMVMSSFLADRLAHASRLAHHSPMLTPRVQLLTGRSAFEFNN; encoded by the exons atgttccgtcATGAAATCCAGCCACCGGAGTTCTCGTTTTCCCCAATATCTCTCGACGAGGACCAG CGCTGCATGAGTCTGTCACGTCTTTCTTCAAACCATCTCGGAGCTCCAAAACCACTGCGTCGGTGCCGTAGTGCTTCACCAGCAACCTGCAGAGATCTGACAATCAGTCCAGAGCATCAGAAACTGATCAA gcgATCTTGGAATCGAATTCCCAAAGCACAGTTCGGTCGTGCTTCGCTTGAAGCATTCATCACTGCTGCTCAAGTGACACACGCAATTTTCGTGGACAAGGAAACAGAGAATCGCCATGTCAAATACTTTGTCGACTTGGTCCAATCATGTGTGGACAACCTGGAGAACCTGGAGACCGGCGTCAAACCTTGGCTGGACTTGATTGGTCGAGGACACGCGAACTTTAAGATCAC tggaaaacaTTGGGAAAAATTTGGCGAAAGCTTGCTAACCACCGCCACCGAATGGAATGGTCCGGGGCGTCGTCATAAAGAAACGGTGAAGGCATGGATGGTGATGTCTTCATTTCTAGCAGACCGTCTTGCTCATGCTTCTCGCCTGGCTCACCACTCACCAATGCTAACTCCTCGCGTTCAGCTGTTGAC cgGAAGATCGGCGTTCGAGTTCAATAACTGA